In Citrus sinensis cultivar Valencia sweet orange chromosome 4, DVS_A1.0, whole genome shotgun sequence, one DNA window encodes the following:
- the LOC102620285 gene encoding E3 ubiquitin-protein ligase BIG BROTHER isoform X1 encodes MNGNSSRQMEVHYIDTGFAYTVTESFMDFFEGLTHAPVNYAQTGPIHDQENVYWSMNMHPYKFGFSGPESNYYYGSYEVNDHLPRIEASRRTWEYASTMNNVEPSTTDVQSEGEAVMGVHTAPEECSPHHQSSNSSQVVWQDNVDPDNMTYEELLDLGETVGTQSRGLSQEQINLLPTSKYKFGNLFLRKRSGERCVICQMKYKRGDRQMKLPCRHVYHSECITKWLGINKICPICNNEVFGDESRH; translated from the exons ATGAACGGAAACAGTAGTAGACAGATGGAGGTGCATTACATAGATACTGGCTTTGCTTACACTGTCACGGAAAGTTTTATGGATTTCTTTGAAGGTTTGACTCACGCACCGGTAAACTATGCACAGACAGGACCAATTCATGATCAG GAAAATGTGTACTGGTCAATGAATATGCATCCATACAAGTTTGGATTTTCAGGTCCGGAGAGTAATTACTATTATGGGTCATATGAGGTAAATGATCATTTGCCGAGAATAGAAGCAAGCAGGAGGACTTGGGAGTATGCTTCAACAATGAACAATGTAGAGCCCTCAACAACAGATGTGCAATCCGAAGGAGAAGCAGTCATGGGTGTGCACACTGCCCCTGAAGAAt gTAGTCCACATCATCAGAGTAGCAACAGTTCTCAG GTTGTTTGGCAAGATAACGTTGATCCTGATAACATGACCTATGAG GAATTACTTGACTTGGGCGAGACAGTTGGAACTCAAAGCCGAGGTCTTTCACAGGAGCAAATTAATTTGCTTCCGACTTCAAAATACAAGTTTGGAAACCTATTCTTAAGGAAAAGATCTGGGGAGAG GTGTGTGATTTGCCAAATGAAGTACAAAAGGGGAGACCGACAAATGAAGTTGCCATGCAGGCATGTTTATCACTCTGAATGCATCACCAAATGGCTTGGCATTAACAAG ATATGTCCAATCTGCAACAACGAGGTATTTGGCGACGAATCAAGGCATTAA
- the LOC102620285 gene encoding E3 ubiquitin-protein ligase BIG BROTHER isoform X2, translating to MNGNSSRQMEVHYIDTGFAYTVTESFMDFFEGLTHAPVNYAQTGPIHDQENVYWSMNMHPYKFGFSGPESNYYYGSYEVNDHLPRIEASRRTWEYASTMNNVEPSTTDVQSEGEAVMGSPHHQSSNSSQVVWQDNVDPDNMTYEELLDLGETVGTQSRGLSQEQINLLPTSKYKFGNLFLRKRSGERCVICQMKYKRGDRQMKLPCRHVYHSECITKWLGINKICPICNNEVFGDESRH from the exons ATGAACGGAAACAGTAGTAGACAGATGGAGGTGCATTACATAGATACTGGCTTTGCTTACACTGTCACGGAAAGTTTTATGGATTTCTTTGAAGGTTTGACTCACGCACCGGTAAACTATGCACAGACAGGACCAATTCATGATCAG GAAAATGTGTACTGGTCAATGAATATGCATCCATACAAGTTTGGATTTTCAGGTCCGGAGAGTAATTACTATTATGGGTCATATGAGGTAAATGATCATTTGCCGAGAATAGAAGCAAGCAGGAGGACTTGGGAGTATGCTTCAACAATGAACAATGTAGAGCCCTCAACAACAGATGTGCAATCCGAAGGAGAAGCAGTCATGG gTAGTCCACATCATCAGAGTAGCAACAGTTCTCAG GTTGTTTGGCAAGATAACGTTGATCCTGATAACATGACCTATGAG GAATTACTTGACTTGGGCGAGACAGTTGGAACTCAAAGCCGAGGTCTTTCACAGGAGCAAATTAATTTGCTTCCGACTTCAAAATACAAGTTTGGAAACCTATTCTTAAGGAAAAGATCTGGGGAGAG GTGTGTGATTTGCCAAATGAAGTACAAAAGGGGAGACCGACAAATGAAGTTGCCATGCAGGCATGTTTATCACTCTGAATGCATCACCAAATGGCTTGGCATTAACAAG ATATGTCCAATCTGCAACAACGAGGTATTTGGCGACGAATCAAGGCATTAA